The DNA region GCGAGTATAATTATGGTGAAACGATCTTACGGTTTCTAAAATCTGGATTTACCCAGACCAAAAGGCTATACGCCAAATTATGGAGATTATAAATTTGACTGGATTGAGAGAAAAAATAAATGTCTTTAGAATTAGAAAAAGAAAAAAATGGTTTTCAAGTAAAGACAGGAAGGCAAACTTATCTTGTCCAAATTGAAGGGACTTCGAAAATCAACGGTATTGGATTAGAAACAAGGAACGTAATGGAAATCATGGAAAGAAGAAAAAAACACTCCGGTATTAGTCGGAACTTTTAGTCCCGGCATGGTACTTACAGACTTCTTAATAGGTGTACTTGAAGAAAATCCAGAAGAAGTCGAAAGGAATAAGCGGATATTCAATATTTTAGCAGATAAAGTAGAAACAGTGACTCCCATTCTTGGAGAGAGAATATTGAATAACACAAAGCAAGGAGCAGATATTAATTGGCTAACAAAAGGGAAAATCGCTTGGCGTTTCATAAGTTCGTTGTTTTATAAAAGGAATATCATTGAATGACTCCATAATAAAGTAGGAAAAAATTGTTTTGTGAATTTAAAAGAGGTATGATGATAGTATTGTTAAATATTACATAAATAGGAGGAAACATTTATGTCAAAGGTCGTAGAACGTTTTTTAAACTATGTGAAATACGATACTCGCTCAAATGATGAATCAACCACTGTTCCTACCACACCTGGTCAAATGGTATTAGCCAAAGCAATTGCTGAGGAATTAAAACAAATTGGTCTACAAGAAGTAGAAGTTGATGTTAAGGGATATGTTTATGCAACATTACCTTCCAATATAGAGAAAGAAGTACCGACCATTGGCTTTATTGCTCATATGGATACAAGCCCAGATATGACAGGTACGAACGTGAATCCTCAAATTGTGAAAAATTATGATGGTGGAGACATTGTGTTAAATAAAGAACAAAATATCGTTCTTTCCCCGAAACAATTTCCTGAATTAAAAAATTACATAGGCAAGACATTAATCACCACCGATGGAACCACTTTACTTGGAGCAGATGATAAAGCAGGTGTCGCTGAAATCGTCACGGCGATGGAGTATCTCATTCAACATCCTGAAATTCCTCATGGGAAAATTCGGATTGGCTTCACTCCTGATGAGGAAGTAGGTAAAGGTGCTGATCACTTCGATGTAGAAGGATTTGGTGCTGATTTTGCCTATACAATAGATGGCGGGCCAATTGGCGAATTGGAATATGAGAATTTTAATGCTGCAGGAGCAAAAGTACGAATCCGGGGAAGAAATGTTCATCCTGGGACAGCGAAAAATAAAATGATCAATTCCATGCTTGTGGCCAATGAATATATCGCTTCATTACCTGAAAACGAAACCCCTGTCCATACAGAGGGATACGAAGGATTCTACCATTTGATCAGTATGAAAGGGGAAGTAGAAGAAACCACGCTTCAATATATCATCCGTGACTTTGACAAAACCTCGTTTGAAAATAGAAAGAAAACAATGGTTGAAATGGCAGATAAGATCAACCAAAAATATGGT from Tepidibacillus fermentans includes:
- the pepT gene encoding peptidase T; the encoded protein is MSKVVERFLNYVKYDTRSNDESTTVPTTPGQMVLAKAIAEELKQIGLQEVEVDVKGYVYATLPSNIEKEVPTIGFIAHMDTSPDMTGTNVNPQIVKNYDGGDIVLNKEQNIVLSPKQFPELKNYIGKTLITTDGTTLLGADDKAGVAEIVTAMEYLIQHPEIPHGKIRIGFTPDEEVGKGADHFDVEGFGADFAYTIDGGPIGELEYENFNAAGAKVRIRGRNVHPGTAKNKMINSMLVANEYIASLPENETPVHTEGYEGFYHLISMKGEVEETTLQYIIRDFDKTSFENRKKTMVEMADKINQKYGEGICTVELKDQYYNMKEKIEPVKHIVDTAFEAMREVGIEPIVKPIRGGTDGARLSYMGLPTPNIFAGGHNFHGRYEFIPTFAMEKAVEVILKIVELYARK